Proteins from a genomic interval of Candidatus Neomarinimicrobiota bacterium:
- a CDS encoding WD40/YVTN/BNR-like repeat-containing protein encodes MKKLLLFCGLILWSCQISPTGIEEGEWHLVREPSGDVHFSAIHFADQQHGWAVGDSGTVIHTGDGGDTWEYQQSGA; translated from the coding sequence ATGAAAAAACTGCTGCTCTTTTGCGGTTTAATTCTCTGGTCTTGCCAGATCAGCCCCACCGGTATTGAAGAGGGGGAATGGCACCTCGTGCGGGAGCCATCCGGGGACGTCCATTTCTCCGCCATTCACTTTGCCGACCAGCAGCATGGTTGGGCCGTGGGCGATTCCGGGACAGTCATTCATACCGGCGATGGTGGCGATACCTGGGAATATCAGCAAAGCGGTGCGC